Sequence from the Pirellulales bacterium genome:
GTTGAAACATGATTGACCTCTCCGTTCTGTTCCGAGAACGATGAGATAAACGAGTCCGATTATGTTCGATCAGGTCTCAGTAACTACCCCCGTCAAGAATGGCCAATCTGGTTGGCCCGACGTCAGATGATTGCAACGCTGAAAACTTGATCATAGTTCGCCCCACAGCGTTAGAACGACCACATGTTAGCCGCGCCGATGACCCGTGCCAAGTAGAATTCCCGAATCTGACGGCGACGTAATCCAATTGACCAGCCCGAGCCCAAATGCCCCCCTCGCTCGCATACCCCCCCTGCGCTACAGTATCGTATTGAGCGTCCCCTGCATGGCCGATTTGCGTGACGCATCGCGCGGACGATTAGAAACCTTCGCACACAAGGAATTCGACTCATGATTCGCACTCCCTTTCGTCCATACCCGGCCCTCTGCCGGGCAACGTGCTGTGTCTTGCTGCTTGCTCTTTCAGTGGCCACGTCACTGCTTTCACGCGACGCGCTGGCCGATGATGCGCCGGTCGTTCCGCCGCGGAAAGGAAAGACCGAAACCATAAAGCTCTTCAACGGCAAGGATCTCACTGGCTGGGTTGGGCATCCCGAGCTGTGGAGCGTGAACGAGGGGGTGATCGTCGGCAAGAACAAGGAGCCGGTGAAGGTCAGCACCTATTTGCTCACCGACAGAAAAGACTTCTCCGATTTCCGCCTGCTGGCCACGGTCAAGCTCGTCGAGTCCGAGATGCACTCCGGCATCGCCATGTGGGGGCGCAACGCGCCCGAGCATGGAGACAAGTACACCTTCGCCGGCCACCTGGTGATGTTCCCCTCGGGCTGGAGCTTTCATGATCTGTTCGGTCGCGGCGGATTGCCGGTCGACGGTGCGCCAGCCAAG
This genomic interval carries:
- a CDS encoding DUF1080 domain-containing protein; this encodes MIRTPFRPYPALCRATCCVLLLALSVATSLLSRDALADDAPVVPPRKGKTETIKLFNGKDLTGWVGHPELWSVNEGVIVGKNKEPVKVSTYLLTDRKDFSDFRLLATVKLVESEMHSGIAMWGRNAPEHGDKYTFAGHLVMFPSGWSFHDLFGRGGLPVDGAPAKQVGKQHDWNELEILAQGNRIRLVVNGTQVADWRDPKVDAMYEGPIGLQLHSNTVPQEIHFKNLELTTFPEDKLITLKP